A region of the uncultured Flavobacterium sp. genome:
TTTATTGGCTGGTTCAGTAACTTGGTAAAAGCAGAGATTGGCGGTTTAAGCTGGCAAATGGCCTTCCCGATTATTGTTTTAGTATACTTTTTTAGTCATTATCTCTTTGCAAGTGCAACAGCTCACGTAGCAGCAATGTATGCGGCTTTGCTGGGCGTTGGTGTTTCACTGGGAATTCCCGGATTACTTTTGGCATTTATGCTTGGTTTCGTGGGTTCGATTTACGGAACTTTAACGCATTATGGACACGGGCCTGCACCAGTTTTCTTTGGAAGTGGTTATGTCGACTTAAAAAGCTGGTGGGTCAAAGGATTAATAACCGGATTAACAATGCTCGTGATCTATATGGTAATAGGAGGATTGTGGCTTCGATTAATTGGCGATTTCTAAATTCTGATTCCGGGAGGAAGTAACTCTTTATACTCGGGATTTTTTTTGATAAATGAGACAATTCTAGGATGAATAGGCATTAATTTGAATTTTTTTTCAATGACAATTTCCATGATGTTTTTTAGTAAAGTGTCAATTGTAGTTTGATTGTCAAAGCCTTCAGGGCTGTTGATTTTAGTTAGGAAAATTTTCTTTTCCTGAAAAGAATATTCAACAGAAAGTAATCCTTGAGGGACTATGGTCTCAAATTGTCTTGCAAAAGTATTGTCTTTGATTTCCATAGTTTCAACAGGTTCCATATTAGTCATGTTTGTGGGGATTGAATTAAAAAATAATAGAAAAAGAACATTTGTAACATCATATAAAAAATCCGTACAAGATTTTTAATAATGGTCATAGTAACTACAAAGGTAATCATTTGATTTTCAATATAAAATTATTTGTGAAAACCTAATGTAGTTTTAACTTATGCGTTGTTGTAATTTAATTTGGTTTAAAGAATAATTATGGTGCGGGATTTGCTGTGCATATTGCTAAAAAAAGTAATTTTAGCTTAAAATTAAAATCTGTAACCATAATTCTTTTTCTGCCAAATGAGTAAAATTCCCGTATATTTTATGCCTGGTCTGGCTGCTAGTCCGGCTATTTTTGAAAGAATCAAATTAGACGAATCTATTTTTGAGATGTGTTTGCTCGAATGGGAAATTCCGCAGTCAAAAGAATCTTTGTCTGATTATGCATTACGAATCTCTAAAAAAATCAAACACGAGAATCCGGTTTTGGTGGGAGTTTCTTTTGGAGGAATTTTGGTTCAGGAAATTGCAAAACACATTCAAACCCGAAAAGTAATTATTATTTCGAGTGTTAGAAGTAATGCTGAATTTCCGAGAAGAATGAAAATCGGAAAAACGACAAAAGCCTACAAGCTGATTCCGATGAAGTTAATCCTGAATGTCGAAAATCTTGCAAAATATTCTTTTGGAGAGAAAATCAATAAACGAATTAAATTATACGAGAAGTTTTTAGCCGTTCGCGATCTTAATTATCTGCAGTGGGCTGTAGAATCTGTTATTTTATGGGATAGAGATCAAGTTGATCCAAACGTCGTTCATATTCACGGCGATCAGGACGAAGTTTTCCCTATAAAATATATCAACAGTTGTATAGTAGTAAAAGGTGGAACTCATATTATGATTCTCAATAAATACAAATGGCTCAATGAGAATCTGCCTTCGATTATATTAGAAAATTAAATTCCAAATCTAAAAAATCCAAATTCCAATTTTTTTGAGATTATAATCTTTGTCAAAGTTTAAAACTTTGACAAAGATCCATACGCGCACAGTCATTGCGAGGAACGAAGCAATCGCACTAACAATGAGCAGCTTTAGTAATAAGCAAAGTGAGCTTGCTTCATTCCTCGCAAGGATAAACTAGATTCAAAAAAAAATCC
Encoded here:
- a CDS encoding N-acetyltransferase, with the protein product MTNMEPVETMEIKDNTFARQFETIVPQGLLSVEYSFQEKKIFLTKINSPEGFDNQTTIDTLLKNIMEIVIEKKFKLMPIHPRIVSFIKKNPEYKELLPPGIRI
- a CDS encoding alpha/beta hydrolase, giving the protein MSKIPVYFMPGLAASPAIFERIKLDESIFEMCLLEWEIPQSKESLSDYALRISKKIKHENPVLVGVSFGGILVQEIAKHIQTRKVIIISSVRSNAEFPRRMKIGKTTKAYKLIPMKLILNVENLAKYSFGEKINKRIKLYEKFLAVRDLNYLQWAVESVILWDRDQVDPNVVHIHGDQDEVFPIKYINSCIVVKGGTHIMILNKYKWLNENLPSIILEN